A region from the Nymphalis io chromosome 9, ilAglIoxx1.1, whole genome shotgun sequence genome encodes:
- the LOC126770976 gene encoding GSK3B-interacting protein-like: MSEQVLDKETWPAEAEAAINDIRKHVNSAQVSSKVRSTNQKIYINLTTLENSEYCVEMSASGFRVVGRKYDDTSLATIENMNYETPYALLNNISQKYRESFGGELMNKLLHLAKKSEG, from the coding sequence ATGTCGGAGCAAGTGTTAGACAAGGAGACTTGGCCGGCTGAAGCGGAAGCAGCCATCAACGATATTAGAAAACATGTCAATTCAGCTCAAGTATCCTCTAAAGTGAGGAGCACCAATCAGAAGATCTACATTAATCTCACGACGTTAGAAAATTCGGAATATTGCGTCGAAATGTCTGCCTCGGGATTCCGGGTCGTCGGCAGAAAGTATGACGACACCAGCCTTGCCACCATAGAAAATATGAATTACGAGACTCCCTACGCGTTACTAAACAACATCAGTCAGAAGTACAGAGAATCATTCGGCGGGGAGCTCATGAACAAACTGCTGCATTTGGCTAAGAAATCAGAAGGCTGA